A genome region from Cucumis sativus cultivar 9930 chromosome 4, Cucumber_9930_V3, whole genome shotgun sequence includes the following:
- the LOC105435177 gene encoding uncharacterized protein LOC105435177 isoform X4: protein MFWIGSLFSGATPCLSSILGPVKGTIKVDMCGTTCRKMTWFIPLKVMNTFSRHLNLLIFMPPVQVHIPNNNPRQPVQEPNLPTKTRKQQLAPTPLPHHPHSDLEYDEDEDYEYDDGDKNAGEPPGTTQTPTESARCSTSKRFALNNDDELGIESGPSRNSVLMQFIGCGGSVGSKGKTVRRTEKGIGKGVVCKMGGNMMREEEMIKYMSENPRLGKLQREEKEYFSGSIVESIREDRHVIPPMLNKSNSYKEEKSKREELEEKKDEDEDEENENENGGIKGRCLPLMILTSTSSKQPKKP, encoded by the exons ATGTTTTGGATCGGCTCGCTGTTCTCAGGGGCAACGCCATGCCTTTCCTCTATTCTTGGTCCTGTAAAAg GAACTATAAAAGTGGATATGTGTGGAACGACTTGTCGGAAAATGACGTGGTTTATCCCGCTGAAGGTTATGAATACGTTCTCAAGGCATCTCAACTTGTTGATCTTCATGCCTCCTGTG CAAGTACACATACCCAACAACAACCCAAGGCAACCGGTTCAAGAACCCAACCTCCCAACTAAAACTCGGAAACAGCAACTCGCACCCACTCCACTCCCCCACCACCCACATTCCGATTTAGAATACGACGAAGACGAAGATTACGAATACGACGATGGCGATAAGAACGCTGGGGAACCCCCCGGGACAACTCAGACTCCGACCGAGTCGGCTCGATGTTCCACTTCGAAACGGTTTGCCTTGAATAACGACGACGAACTAGGGATCGAGTCGGGTCCGAGTCGGAATTCGGTTCTGATGCAGTTTATAGGGTGTGGTGGGTCAGTGGGTTCGAAGGGGAAAACCGTGAGAAGAACGGAGAAGGGGATAGGGAAAGGGGTTGTGTGTAAAATGGGGGGAAATATGATGAGAGAAGAGGAAATGATAAAGTATATGTCAGAGAATCCGAGGTTGGGGAAATTGCAGAGAGAGGAGAAGGAGTATTTTAGTGGCTCCATTGTGGAGTCCATTAGAGAAGATCGGCATGTCATCCCACCTATGCTCAACAAGTCCAACTCctataaagaagaaaa GAGCAAAAGGGAAGaattggaagagaaaaaagatgaagatgaagatgaagagaatgagaatgagaatgGTGGGATCAAAGGAAGGTGCCTTCCTCTCATGATATTGACCTCAACCTCATCAAAGCAACCCAAGAAGCCTTGA
- the LOC105435177 gene encoding protein UPSTREAM OF FLC isoform X3, with protein MEEKDRDHHHRHHRRRDSPTPMKKAQVFYYISRNGRLEQPHFLEIPLFPNHPLRLKGTIKVDMCGTTCRKMTWFIPLKVMNTFSRHLNLLIFMPPVQVHIPNNNPRQPVQEPNLPTKTRKQQLAPTPLPHHPHSDLEYDEDEDYEYDDGDKNAGEPPGTTQTPTESARCSTSKRFALNNDDELGIESGPSRNSVLMQFIGCGGSVGSKGKTVRRTEKGIGKGVVCKMGGNMMREEEMIKYMSENPRLGKLQREEKEYFSGSIVESIREDRHVIPPMLNKSNSYKEEKSKREELEEKKDEDEDEENENENGGIKGRCLPLMILTSTSSKQPKKP; from the exons ATGGAGGAGAAAGACAGAGACCACCACCACCGTCACCACCGTCGCCGCGACTCTCCCACTCCGATGAAAAAAGCCCAAGTTTTTTACTATATCTCCAGAAACGGCCGTCTGGAACAACCCCATTTTCTCGAAATCCCTCTCTTCCCCAACCACCCTCTTCGTCTCAAAG GAACTATAAAAGTGGATATGTGTGGAACGACTTGTCGGAAAATGACGTGGTTTATCCCGCTGAAGGTTATGAATACGTTCTCAAGGCATCTCAACTTGTTGATCTTCATGCCTCCTGTG CAAGTACACATACCCAACAACAACCCAAGGCAACCGGTTCAAGAACCCAACCTCCCAACTAAAACTCGGAAACAGCAACTCGCACCCACTCCACTCCCCCACCACCCACATTCCGATTTAGAATACGACGAAGACGAAGATTACGAATACGACGATGGCGATAAGAACGCTGGGGAACCCCCCGGGACAACTCAGACTCCGACCGAGTCGGCTCGATGTTCCACTTCGAAACGGTTTGCCTTGAATAACGACGACGAACTAGGGATCGAGTCGGGTCCGAGTCGGAATTCGGTTCTGATGCAGTTTATAGGGTGTGGTGGGTCAGTGGGTTCGAAGGGGAAAACCGTGAGAAGAACGGAGAAGGGGATAGGGAAAGGGGTTGTGTGTAAAATGGGGGGAAATATGATGAGAGAAGAGGAAATGATAAAGTATATGTCAGAGAATCCGAGGTTGGGGAAATTGCAGAGAGAGGAGAAGGAGTATTTTAGTGGCTCCATTGTGGAGTCCATTAGAGAAGATCGGCATGTCATCCCACCTATGCTCAACAAGTCCAACTCctataaagaagaaaa GAGCAAAAGGGAAGaattggaagagaaaaaagatgaagatgaagatgaagagaatgagaatgagaatgGTGGGATCAAAGGAAGGTGCCTTCCTCTCATGATATTGACCTCAACCTCATCAAAGCAACCCAAGAAGCCTTGA
- the LOC105435177 gene encoding protein UPSTREAM OF FLC isoform X1 yields the protein MEEKDRDHHHRHHRRRDSPTPMKKAQVFYYISRNGRLEQPHFLEIPLFPNHPLRLKDVLDRLAVLRGNAMPFLYSWSCKRYKNEKEKGGKIKTGGSLFCKTTCRLASLRVLFIFIVWFILGTIKVDMCGTTCRKMTWFIPLKVMNTFSRHLNLLIFMPPVQVHIPNNNPRQPVQEPNLPTKTRKQQLAPTPLPHHPHSDLEYDEDEDYEYDDGDKNAGEPPGTTQTPTESARCSTSKRFALNNDDELGIESGPSRNSVLMQFIGCGGSVGSKGKTVRRTEKGIGKGVVCKMGGNMMREEEMIKYMSENPRLGKLQREEKEYFSGSIVESIREDRHVIPPMLNKSNSYKEEKSKREELEEKKDEDEDEENENENGGIKGRCLPLMILTSTSSKQPKKP from the exons ATGGAGGAGAAAGACAGAGACCACCACCACCGTCACCACCGTCGCCGCGACTCTCCCACTCCGATGAAAAAAGCCCAAGTTTTTTACTATATCTCCAGAAACGGCCGTCTGGAACAACCCCATTTTCTCGAAATCCCTCTCTTCCCCAACCACCCTCTTCGTCTCAAAG ATGTTTTGGATCGGCTCGCTGTTCTCAGGGGCAACGCCATGCCTTTCCTCTATTCTTGGTCCTGTAAAAggtataaaaatgaaaaagagaaaggaggaaaaataaaaacagggGGTTCTCTGTTCTGTAAGACGACATGTCGTTTAGCGAGTCTCAgggttctttttatttttattgtttggtttattttagGAACTATAAAAGTGGATATGTGTGGAACGACTTGTCGGAAAATGACGTGGTTTATCCCGCTGAAGGTTATGAATACGTTCTCAAGGCATCTCAACTTGTTGATCTTCATGCCTCCTGTG CAAGTACACATACCCAACAACAACCCAAGGCAACCGGTTCAAGAACCCAACCTCCCAACTAAAACTCGGAAACAGCAACTCGCACCCACTCCACTCCCCCACCACCCACATTCCGATTTAGAATACGACGAAGACGAAGATTACGAATACGACGATGGCGATAAGAACGCTGGGGAACCCCCCGGGACAACTCAGACTCCGACCGAGTCGGCTCGATGTTCCACTTCGAAACGGTTTGCCTTGAATAACGACGACGAACTAGGGATCGAGTCGGGTCCGAGTCGGAATTCGGTTCTGATGCAGTTTATAGGGTGTGGTGGGTCAGTGGGTTCGAAGGGGAAAACCGTGAGAAGAACGGAGAAGGGGATAGGGAAAGGGGTTGTGTGTAAAATGGGGGGAAATATGATGAGAGAAGAGGAAATGATAAAGTATATGTCAGAGAATCCGAGGTTGGGGAAATTGCAGAGAGAGGAGAAGGAGTATTTTAGTGGCTCCATTGTGGAGTCCATTAGAGAAGATCGGCATGTCATCCCACCTATGCTCAACAAGTCCAACTCctataaagaagaaaa GAGCAAAAGGGAAGaattggaagagaaaaaagatgaagatgaagatgaagagaatgagaatgagaatgGTGGGATCAAAGGAAGGTGCCTTCCTCTCATGATATTGACCTCAACCTCATCAAAGCAACCCAAGAAGCCTTGA
- the LOC101210698 gene encoding putative ETHYLENE INSENSITIVE 3-like 4 protein: protein MMVEFHGEIRSHNDEDDRDQEPEEEISYDDLKKRMWRDRQRMKKMKERHDEEEPESAAREEASRRKKMARAQDSILKCMDKIMEACKAQGFVYGIVPEKGKPVTGSSESLREWWKDDVRFEQDAPMAIAKFLPKVIEESGIDPNSFLHLLTDLQDTTLGSILSALMQHCIPPQRKFPLEKGLAPPWWPTGNELWWGEQGAAGGHGVPPYKKPHDLKKAWKISVLAAVIKHMSPDLDNMKKLIRQSKNLQAKMTAKETITWAKVVNQEEALMNLTKKSLRITDEEEDKEEEHNKNRDKQSSDEIMTKRKCVFEQEPILESLLYPCQNQWCPQSEAVMGFMDKKARTEHETQCICGGERSEEFSDEQSMDTHLKSVVEWMNWELGRAEAGREEARIEDAGDGSGSSTAEDYGSGYWNMDLNASPAEDLSGQQQDSTSIWDLRYDWGAEE, encoded by the coding sequence ATGATGGTGGAGTTCCATGGAGAAATCCGATCCCATAACGATGAAGACGACCGAGACCAAGAACCAGAAGAGGAAATTAGCTACGATGATCTCAAGAAACGAATGTGGAGAGATCGACAAcggatgaagaagatgaaggagaGGCATGATGAAGAAGAGCCTGAATCTGCTGCAAGAGAAGAAGCTTCTCGCCGTAAGAAAATGGCTAGAGCTCAAGATTCCATTCTTAAGTGCATGGATAAAATCATGGAAGCTTGTAAAGCTCAAGGGTTTGTTTATGGAATCGTTCCGGAAAAGGGAAAGCCGGTCACTGGCTCTTCCGAGAGCCTCCGTGAATGGTGGAAAGATGATGTCCGATTCGAACAAGATGCTCCAATGGCTATAGCGAAATTTCTCCCcaaagtaattgaagaatcAGGGATTGATCCCAATTCGTTTTTGCATTTACTCACCGATTTACAGGACACAACATTGGGATCCATTCTCTCCGCTTTGATGCAGCACTGTATTCCTCCACAGAGGAAATTCCCACTGGAAAAGGGTTTAGCGCCGCCATGGTGGCCGACGGGTAACGAGCTTTGGTGGGGTGAACAGGGCGCCGCCGGTGGTCATGGTGTTCCGCCGTATAAAAAGCCCCACGATCTCAAAAAGGCGTGGAAAATCAGTGTCTTGGCGGCGGTGATTAAACACATGTCGCCTGATTTAGACaacatgaagaaattaattagGCAATCGAAGAATTTACAAGCGAAAATGACAGCGAAAGAGACAATCACCTGGGCTAAAGTTGTGAATCAAGAAGAAGCTCTGATGAACTTAACAAAAAAGAGCTTAAGAATCACcgacgaagaagaagacaaagaagaagaacacaACAAAAACAGAGATAAACAGAGCAGCGATGAGATTATGACGAAACGAAAGTGTGTATTCGAACAAGAACCCATATTGGAATCGTTGTTATACCCTTGCCAGAATCAATGGTGTCCGCAGAGTGAAGCGGTAATGGGATTTATGGACAAGAAAGCAAGAACAGAGCATGAGACACAGTGCATTTGCGGAGGAGAGAGGTCAGAGGAATTTTCGGACGAGCAATCGATGGACACGCATTTGAAGAGCGTGGTGGAGTGGATGAACTGGGAGCTGGGGAGGGCGGAGGCGGGGAGGGAGGAGGCGAGGATAGAAGATGCTGGAGATGGGTCGGGGAGCAGCACGGCGGAGGATTACGGGAGTGGGTACTGGAATATGGATTTGAATGCGAGTCCGGCGGAGGATTTGAGTGGGCAACAACAAGATTCTACTTCCATTTGGGATTTGAGATATGATTGGGGAGCTGAAGAATAA
- the LOC116403289 gene encoding major pollen allergen Lol p 11-like produces the protein MPTSTLFKLLIGVCFLVLLHGLPASAQLFVVNGCVYCDTCRCGFETNVSTPISGAKVRLECRDRATWVLKFTKEAITDSKGKYKINVYEDHKDESCKVVLVSSPHLGCNRPDVGRNSATVILTNNNGLTSIFRYANAMGFLIRRPLAFCPTILKQYLDFDESL, from the exons ATGCCTACTTCTACTCTTTTCAAGTTATTGATTGGTGTTTGTTTTCTCGTGCTTCTTCACGGCCTTCCTGCCTCCGCGCAGCTTTTCGTCGTCAATGGTTGTGTCTACTGCGACACTTGTCGGTGTGGTTTCGAGACAAACGTCTCCACTCCCATTTCTG GTGCAAAAGTGAGGTTGGAGTGTAGAGATAGAGCCACATGGGTGTTGAAGTTCACCAAAGAAGCTATTACCGATTCTaaaggaaaatacaaaatcaatgtGTATGAAGACCACAAGGATGAGAGTTGTAAGGTAGTTCTTGTGAGTAGTCCTCATCTTGGGTGCAACCGTCCCGATGTAGGTCGAAACAGTGCTACTGTCATTCTCACCAACAACAATGGCCTCACTAGCATCTTCCGCTATGCAAATGCAATGGGCTTCCTGATCCGACGTCCTCTTGCTTTCTGCCCCACAATTCTCAAACAATATCTCGACTTCGATGAGTCGTTGTGA
- the LOC105435177 gene encoding protein UPSTREAM OF FLC isoform X5: MEEKDRDHHHRHHRRRDSPTPMKKAQVFYYISRNGRLEQPHFLEIPLFPNHPLRLKEKLQQVHIPNNNPRQPVQEPNLPTKTRKQQLAPTPLPHHPHSDLEYDEDEDYEYDDGDKNAGEPPGTTQTPTESARCSTSKRFALNNDDELGIESGPSRNSVLMQFIGCGGSVGSKGKTVRRTEKGIGKGVVCKMGGNMMREEEMIKYMSENPRLGKLQREEKEYFSGSIVESIREDRHVIPPMLNKSNSYKEEKSKREELEEKKDEDEDEENENENGGIKGRCLPLMILTSTSSKQPKKP; the protein is encoded by the exons ATGGAGGAGAAAGACAGAGACCACCACCACCGTCACCACCGTCGCCGCGACTCTCCCACTCCGATGAAAAAAGCCCAAGTTTTTTACTATATCTCCAGAAACGGCCGTCTGGAACAACCCCATTTTCTCGAAATCCCTCTCTTCCCCAACCACCCTCTTCGTCTCAAAG AAAAATTGCAGCAAGTACACATACCCAACAACAACCCAAGGCAACCGGTTCAAGAACCCAACCTCCCAACTAAAACTCGGAAACAGCAACTCGCACCCACTCCACTCCCCCACCACCCACATTCCGATTTAGAATACGACGAAGACGAAGATTACGAATACGACGATGGCGATAAGAACGCTGGGGAACCCCCCGGGACAACTCAGACTCCGACCGAGTCGGCTCGATGTTCCACTTCGAAACGGTTTGCCTTGAATAACGACGACGAACTAGGGATCGAGTCGGGTCCGAGTCGGAATTCGGTTCTGATGCAGTTTATAGGGTGTGGTGGGTCAGTGGGTTCGAAGGGGAAAACCGTGAGAAGAACGGAGAAGGGGATAGGGAAAGGGGTTGTGTGTAAAATGGGGGGAAATATGATGAGAGAAGAGGAAATGATAAAGTATATGTCAGAGAATCCGAGGTTGGGGAAATTGCAGAGAGAGGAGAAGGAGTATTTTAGTGGCTCCATTGTGGAGTCCATTAGAGAAGATCGGCATGTCATCCCACCTATGCTCAACAAGTCCAACTCctataaagaagaaaa GAGCAAAAGGGAAGaattggaagagaaaaaagatgaagatgaagatgaagagaatgagaatgagaatgGTGGGATCAAAGGAAGGTGCCTTCCTCTCATGATATTGACCTCAACCTCATCAAAGCAACCCAAGAAGCCTTGA
- the LOC105435177 gene encoding protein UPSTREAM OF FLC isoform X2: MEEKDRDHHHRHHRRRDSPTPMKKAQVFYYISRNGRLEQPHFLEIPLFPNHPLRLKDVLDRLAVLRGNAMPFLYSWSCKRNYKSGYVWNDLSENDVVYPAEGYEYVLKASQLVDLHASCEKLQQVHIPNNNPRQPVQEPNLPTKTRKQQLAPTPLPHHPHSDLEYDEDEDYEYDDGDKNAGEPPGTTQTPTESARCSTSKRFALNNDDELGIESGPSRNSVLMQFIGCGGSVGSKGKTVRRTEKGIGKGVVCKMGGNMMREEEMIKYMSENPRLGKLQREEKEYFSGSIVESIREDRHVIPPMLNKSNSYKEEKSKREELEEKKDEDEDEENENENGGIKGRCLPLMILTSTSSKQPKKP; the protein is encoded by the exons ATGGAGGAGAAAGACAGAGACCACCACCACCGTCACCACCGTCGCCGCGACTCTCCCACTCCGATGAAAAAAGCCCAAGTTTTTTACTATATCTCCAGAAACGGCCGTCTGGAACAACCCCATTTTCTCGAAATCCCTCTCTTCCCCAACCACCCTCTTCGTCTCAAAG ATGTTTTGGATCGGCTCGCTGTTCTCAGGGGCAACGCCATGCCTTTCCTCTATTCTTGGTCCTGTAAAAg GAACTATAAAAGTGGATATGTGTGGAACGACTTGTCGGAAAATGACGTGGTTTATCCCGCTGAAGGTTATGAATACGTTCTCAAGGCATCTCAACTTGTTGATCTTCATGCCTCCTGTG AAAAATTGCAGCAAGTACACATACCCAACAACAACCCAAGGCAACCGGTTCAAGAACCCAACCTCCCAACTAAAACTCGGAAACAGCAACTCGCACCCACTCCACTCCCCCACCACCCACATTCCGATTTAGAATACGACGAAGACGAAGATTACGAATACGACGATGGCGATAAGAACGCTGGGGAACCCCCCGGGACAACTCAGACTCCGACCGAGTCGGCTCGATGTTCCACTTCGAAACGGTTTGCCTTGAATAACGACGACGAACTAGGGATCGAGTCGGGTCCGAGTCGGAATTCGGTTCTGATGCAGTTTATAGGGTGTGGTGGGTCAGTGGGTTCGAAGGGGAAAACCGTGAGAAGAACGGAGAAGGGGATAGGGAAAGGGGTTGTGTGTAAAATGGGGGGAAATATGATGAGAGAAGAGGAAATGATAAAGTATATGTCAGAGAATCCGAGGTTGGGGAAATTGCAGAGAGAGGAGAAGGAGTATTTTAGTGGCTCCATTGTGGAGTCCATTAGAGAAGATCGGCATGTCATCCCACCTATGCTCAACAAGTCCAACTCctataaagaagaaaa GAGCAAAAGGGAAGaattggaagagaaaaaagatgaagatgaagatgaagagaatgagaatgagaatgGTGGGATCAAAGGAAGGTGCCTTCCTCTCATGATATTGACCTCAACCTCATCAAAGCAACCCAAGAAGCCTTGA